The sequence below is a genomic window from Chloroflexota bacterium.
GAGGGCGTCGAGCACGTTCGCCGGAGCCTCATCGCCGCGTCGTGAATCCCATCCAGGCTCTGCTCGACTCCGGGGCGAGCATGCTGGTGGTGATCCCGATTTTCCTGGCGCTGCTGTCGCTGATCGTGTTCGTGCACGAACTGGGGCACTTCGCCTTCGCGCACCGCTTTGGCGTCGCGGTCCACACCTTCGCCATCGGCCTTCCGCCGCGTCTCTGGTCGCGACTGCGCGGCGACGACGCCATCCCGGCGGAGCCGCTGGCGCAGGACGCCGCGTCGCAAGTCGACGGCGCGGTGCGGCTAGTGGGCGCGTCCGACTCGGACGCCCCCGGGCCGCGCAACCCCATCCTGCTGTACAGCGACATCGAGCCGCCAACGCGCGCGGAGCTGCGCGCCGCGCAGGCGACCGGTGCGGTTGGCGCCATTCTGGCCGTGCCGCCCGAGCTGACCGCGCACCTCGCGGGCGCCGATTCGCTGGCGCTGCCGGTGGTCCGCGTCGACCCCGAAACGGGAACCGCCATCGCCGCGCGGCTGCGCCAGGGTGAGCTCCAGGCCGAGTTGCGCCGGGACCGCCAGGCGGCCTTTGACGCGGCCGGCGCGTCCATTCATCTCGGCGGTACCAGGTTCGCCATCAACGCACTGCCGCTGGGCGGCTATGTGCGCCTGGCGGGCGAGTCCGACGACTTCGACGCGCCGCAGGGGTTCGCGCAACGGAAGCCCTGGCAGCGCGCGCTAATCCTCGTGGCCGGCCCGCTGATGAACTTCCTGCTCGCGCCGCTCCTCTTCATGCTCGGCTCGCTGATCGCCGACGAAGTTGGGGCGCGCATCGTGGACGTCGCCGAGGGCTCGCCGGCGCAGAGCGCCGGTCTGCTGGCCGACGACCGGATCATTTCGGTTGACGGCGCCGCCGTGGCCAGCGTGAGCGACCTGATCCGCGCCTTGGACGGCGCGGCTGGACGACCGGTCACCTTCGAGATTCGACGCAATGCGGGCACCGTCACCGTGCGCGCCGTGCCGCGTGCCCAGCCGCCTCCCGGTGAAGGCCCCCTCGGCATACGCATCGGTCAAGTGCGCGAGTCCGCCCCCATCCACATCGCGGCGGCGCGCGGCATCACGCGCACCATCGAGTCGCTCGCCCTTGTGCCGCTGGCCATTGGGGAATGGATCGCCGGCGGCCCGGTCCAGGTCGCCGGCCCTGTCGGCATCGCCGCGGTCGTCGACCAGGCGGCGAGACTCGGCCTCGAACGGGTGCTCTTCCTGGGCGCCATCCTCTCGGCCCAAATCGGGCTCATCAACCTCTTGCCTTGGCCCGGTCTGGACGGCGGCCGGCTGGTGTTCGTGGGCTTCGAGTGGCTCACCGGCCGGCGGCTCAATCCGCGCCGCGAGGCCGCCTTTCACTTCGTGGGCATCATGCTGCTCATGGCGCTGGCGGTGGTCATCACCGTCAGCGACGTGCAACGCTTGGCGGGGTTCTAGCCCAGCGGATTGCTGGAGTCTGTCCCGATAACCGGCTACGCTCGGAGCGACCCAGGTTCGTGTCCGCATATGTACAGGGCGAGGTGAAGCCACGGTGATTCGACGCCGAGGGTCATTCCCCATCAAGGTCCGCGACGTGGAGATCGGCGGCGGGGCGCCCATCAGCGTCCAGTCGATGACGATCACCGACACGAAGGACGTCGCCGCCACGCTCGCCCAGATCCACCAGCTCGTCGAGGCCGGCTGCGACATCGTGCGCGTGGCCGTGCCCGACAAATACGCCGCCGCGGCGCTCCCCGAAATCCGCGCGGGTACCGATGCGCCCCTTGTCGCCGACATTCATTTTGACCACCGGTTGGCGCTCATGGCCGCCGAAGCCGGCATGGACTGCCTGCGCATCAACCCCGGCAACATCGGTGGACGCGAGAAGGTCGAGGCGGTGGTTCGCGCCTGCAAGGAGCGCGAGATCCCGATTCGGATCGGGGTCAACGCCGGGTCGATTCAGGAGGCGTGGTCGAAGAAGATCGACCGGCGTCCCGAGGGCCAGGAACTCGTCGAGGCCATGGTCGAAGACGCCCTCGAGCACGTCAAGATTCTCGAAGACCTCAACTTCGACCAGATCAAGATCTCGCTCAAGTCGTTCGAGGTCGAGGTGACCATCGAGGCCTACAAGGCCATCGCCCAGCGCACCATGTACCCCTTCCACATCGGAATCACCGAGTCTGGTCCGCCGCGCACCGGCATCATCCGCTCGGCCGTCGGGCTCGGAAGTCTGCTCTACGACGGCTACGGCGACACCATGCGCGTATCGCTGACGACCGACCCCGTGGAGGAAGTCTTCGTCGCCAACGAGATTCTCAAGGTGCTGGGGCTCAAGGAAGCCGGTCCCACGATGGTCTCGTGCCCGTCCTGCGGGCGCTGCGAGATCGACCTCTTCGGCCTCTCCGACTCGGTTGAAGAGGTGATGGGCACGATCAAGGAGCCGCTCAAGGTCGCGGTGATGGGCTGCGTGGTCAACGGCCCCGGTGAGGCGATGGACGCGGATATCGGCATCGCCGGCGGCAAGGGCCGCGGCGTGATCTTCCGCAAGGGCGAAATCCTGCGCACCGTGGACGAGACCGACATGCTGCCCGTGCTCACCGACGAGATCCGCAAGCTGGAGGCCGAGTTCGCCGCGAATGGCGATTCGTCCGACTAAAGTTTCGGTCAATTCCAAGTAGGACTCTGATGACGTCGATGCTTGCCGTCCGCAAGGCCGCGCCCACCCCCGGCGTCGAGCTGGCCGAGTTGCCGCGGCCCCAACCGGCCGCCGATGAGTTCCTCATCAAAGTGCGGCGCAGCGGCATCTGCGGCTCGGACAAGCACCTCTACCTCTGGGACGAGTGGGCGGCGGGCAACTACCCCACGCCGTTCACCCTGGGGCACGAGCTGGTCGGCGAGGTCGCGGAATTGGGAGCCCACGTGCGGGGGTTCGCGCCCGGCGACGTCGTGGCCATCGAGAGCCACATCTTCGACGGCACGTGCCGTCCCTGCCGCACCGGCAACGCCCACGTATGCGAGAACCTGCGCATTCTCGGCATCGACGTGTCCGGTGGCTTCGCCGAATACGCCGCCGTGCCGAGCCGGCTCGCCTGGCGCGTGCCGCCGACGATTCCGCTGGAGCGGGCCGTCCTTTTCGAGCCGCTTGGCAACGCCGTGCACGCCGCCATGCGCTACGACGTTTCCGGCCAGCCGGTCGCGGTCTACGGCTGCGGCCCGATGGGACTCATGGCCATCGCGGTGGCGCACACGGCCGGGGCCTTCCCCATCGTCGCCTCCGACGTCTCGGACTATCGCCGCACGCTGGCGTTGCAGGTCGGCGCGCACCAGACCGTCGACGCGTCAAGGCCGAGCGTCGAGCAAGACATCGTCGACGCCCTAGGGGAGCGCCCCACGGTCAGCTTGGAAATGTCGGGGCACCCCACCGCGCTGCGGCAGGCGCTGCGGGTCTCGGCCAACGCCGGCAAGATCGTGTTCCTGGGTATTCCGCCCAAGCCGATCACCATCGATCTGGCCGAGGAATTTATGTTCAAGGGCCTGGAGGCCTACGGCGTCACCGGACGCTTGATCTGGGATACCTGGTATCGCACGGAGGCCTTCCTGCAAATCCACGGCGACCTGCTCGAGCCGCTGGTCACGCACACGTTTCCGCTGCGCGACTTCGAGGACGCCATGCAACTCGTGCTCTCGGGCGACTGCGGCAAGGTGCTGCTCGACATCGACGGTTAGCCGATCGTCAGCAAGGCCACGCCGCCGGCACTGACCAGCACGCCGACGATGGCGTAGCGTCCGGGCCGCTCGCGCAGGGTCACGCTGCTCAGCAAGAGCACGAAGACGGGTGCCGTGGCCGTGAGCGCGCCGCCGCGCGCCGCCCCGATGGCTTGAATGCCCGAGAGAAACATGTAGCCGCCCACCGTCAGAGCCAGCAGTCCGCTGGCCAGCGCGATCAGGCTGTCACGCCGGCCCAGGCTGACGGGCGCCCAGCGGCCGCTGGACGCCAGCGCGGCCACGTTCAACGCCAGCGCCGCCAGCGGCATCCGCACGGCATTGACGATCTCCGGCGGCAGACCCTCCAAGGCAAGCCTGAGGGCGTTCAAATCGAGCGCGAACAACAGCGACGCGAGCAGCGCGAGCACGGCGCCCACCGACGTGCGCAGACGCCACGGTCCCGGCAACGCCGCGCCGGACCGTGCGGCCGGCTCGATAGCGAGAAGCAGCCCACCGGCCACGATGAGTACCCCACCCACGCCGTCCATCACGGTGAGCGTCTCGCCGAGCAGCGTGACGGCGATCAGGGCGGTGAACAGCGGATAGGTCGAGGCCAGGGCGTAGGCGCGAGAGACCCCAACCCGAGGCACGGCGCGCACGAGGAGCACCTCGCCGCCGCCGATTCCAACCACCACCGCCACCAGGATGGCCAGCAGGTTCACCAGGGGCATGGACACGGCCTCGCCCCAGCGGCCGGCGACCGTGACGATCAGCGCGAAGGCCACCGCCGGCGCGATGGCTCGCACGGCGGTGATGGGCAGCGCGCCATGCCGCGCGGTGAGCGGCCGCAGGGCCACAATGCTCACCGCCCACGAGAGCGCGGCGCCCAGCACCAACAGCTCCGCCACAAACCTCTCCCGGCGGCAGGCCACATCGCAGATTCCGGCGACGCCAAGCGCAGCCTACGCCGCCAGCGGCCCAAAGGCGCGGCGCTCCGAGCGAAGTCCACTTCGCAATCCCTCCATCATCCCCGCGAAGGGAGATCCTTGCGAAGTCCCTCCCGCCGGTGGCGAGTGGAGCGCAGGTCCGATCCCCCTCCCTTGATGGGAGAGGGTTAGAGCCTGCCCCGTACTTGATACGGGGGTGAGGGTGATCCGACGCTTGGGCGTGGGATGTCGGGGCCTATGCAGAGGTCTCCGGGCGCGGGTAGTACCATCGCCCTACAGTTCGGCTTTTGTACGGCCCGAATTGGCGCGTTCGCAGGGGAGGCTGGGGCGTGGCGGCGTGAGCACGACGACGCTGACACCGCTGCGGCGCCAATATCTTGACATAAAACGCCAGCACCCCGAAGCTCTCCTATTCTTTCGCCTCGGCGATTTCTACGAGCTGTTCGACCGCGACGCCGAGGTCGCCGCTGAAGAGCTGCAAATCGTGCTCACCTCGCGCGAGTTCGGGCGCAGCGGCCGCTCACCCATGTGCGGCGTGCCCCACCACGCCGTGGCGGGCTACATCGCCAAACTCGTCGAGGCGGGGCATCGCGTCGCGGTGTGCGACCAGGTAACCGCCGCCGGCAACGGCCTTGTGGACCGCGCGGTCACCCGGGTGATCACGCCGGGCACGGTGGTCGACGAGGACATGTTGCGGCCCCAGACAAACAACTACCTGGCGGCCGTGGTTCCCTCGGAGAGCCAGGTGGGCTTCGCCTACGCCGACGTCACGACCGGGGAGTTCGCCGCCACCGAGCTGCACGCCGGTCAACTCGGTCCCGAGCTCAGCCGGGTCGCGCCGCGCGAGACGCTGGCCTTCGGCGACATCGACCTGTCGGGCGCCGTGACCGGCGCGGACTGGATGGCCGATCCGGGCACGGCCGGGGAGACGCTGCGGCGCCATCTGGCGGTCCACGACCTTGACGGATTGGGACTCGCCGACCGTCCCCAGGCGTCGCGCGCCGCGGGGGCGCTGCTGGCCTACGTCAGCGAAACGGACGCAAACGCGCTGCACGTGCTGACCGGCCTGCACGTCTACGGCGTGTCGACCTACATGGAGCTCGATCCCGCCACCCGCGCGAACCTGGAGCTCGAATCCGGGGGGCGCGCCTCACGCCGCGACCACAGCCTGCTGGGCGTGCTCGACCGAACCCGAACCCCGATGGGAGCCCGGCGATTGCGGCGGCACGTCGCCCGTCCGTCGCTCGAACGCGACGTGATCGAGCGGCGCCTGGACCTCGTCGAGGCGCTTGTCGCAGACGCCGACCGCCGGGCCGAGCTGCGCGACACCCTGAGGTCCGTCGGCGACCTGGAGCGGCTGGCCAATCGCGTGCTGCGGCGCACGGCGAGCGTCAACGACGTCCGCCGCGTCGCCACCGCGCTCGACGGGCTGGCCTCGGTTCGCCACACGCTCGACGGGGCAGGCGGGGCGCTCGAACACCTGCACGACCGCATCGACACCTGCGACGAGGCCCAGGCGCTGATTGCCCGAGCCATCGACGACGGCGAGCGCACCATTCGCGCCGGATACAGCGACGAGCTTGACCGGCTGGTCGCTGGCGCCGGGTCGGCCAAGGCCTGGATCGCCGCGCTGGAAACGCAAGAGCGCGAACGCCTGGGGATCAGGTCGCTCAAAGTCCGCTTCAACCGCGTGTTCGGCTACTACATCGAGCTCGGCCGCGCCTACGCTGACCAGGTGCCAGATCACTACGAGCGCCGCCAGACCCTGGCCAACGCCGAGCGCTACGTCATCCCGGAGCTCAAGGAGCGCGAGGCGGAGGTCCTCAACGCCCAGGAGCAGATCGAAGCCCTCGAAGCCCTTCTGTTCGAGGAGGTGGTGGAGCGCCTCGCGGGATGGGCGCCCGCCATGCTCGAGTCGTCGGCGGCCATCGCCGCTCTCGACGTCGCCGCGTCGCTGGCCGAGGTGGCCGTGCTCCAGGGCTACACGCGACCAACGCTCACCGACGAAGGCCGCATCGAAATCGAGGCCGGTCGCCACCCGGTCGTCGAGGCCAGCCAGACCGAGCCGTTCGTGCCCAACGACACCCGGCTCGATCCCGACGATCGGCAAATCCTGGTGCTCACCGGACCCAACATGGCCGGCAAGTCCACCTATCTGCGCCAGACGGCGCTGATCGTGCTGCTGGCGCAGGTCGGGAGCTTCGTGCCGGCCGCGCGCGCCGAGATCAGCCTGGTGGACCGCATTTTCACGCGCGCCGGCGCACGCGACGACCTCGCGGCGGGCGCCAGCACCTTCATGGTGGAGATGCTGGAGCTGGCCGCCATCCTGGCCCAGGCCACGCCCCGCAGCCTGCTCATTCTGGACGAAATCGGCCGCGGCACGAGCACCTACGACGGAATCTCAGTTGCCCAGGCGGTCGTCGAGCACCTGCACCATCACCCGCGCCTGCGCGCCAAGACGATCTTCGCCACGCACTACCACGAGCTGACCTCGGTGGCCGGCATGCTGCCCCGCGTGCACAACGCCAACGTCGCCGTCGCCGAGCAGGGTGAAAGGGTCGTGTTCCTGCGCCGCATCGTGGACGGTCCGGCGGACCGCAGCTACGGCGTGCAGGTGGCCCAGCTGGCGGGACTGCCGCCGGCCGTGATCCGGCGCGCGCGCGAGATCCTGGTCGAGCTCGAGCGGCTAGCGGCCGGCGCCAAAGGCGTGCCGAACGTCCAACTCACGCTGCTGACGCCCGACGAGCATCCTGTCGTCAAGCGCTTGCGCCATCTGGATCCCGAGCAGCTGAGTCCCCTGGACGCGCTGAGCCTGGTCTACGAGCTGCGCAACGAAGCCGACGCGTGAGCATCCGCCGCCTCCCGCCCGACATCGCCAGCAAGATCGCCGCCGGCGAGGTGATCGAGCGTCCCGCCTCGGTGGTGAAGGAGCTGATCGAGAACGCCATCGACGCCGGTGCCGGTCGGGTGACCGTGGAGGTGCACGAGGGCGGTCTGAGCTTCATTCAAGTCACCGACGACGGTCATGGCATCGCGTCGGACCAGCTGGAGCTTGCCGTGGAACGCCACAGCACCAGCAAGCTGCGCACCGTGGACGACCTGTCGCGCATCCGCACGCTGGGGTTCCGCGGCGAAGCGCTCGCCAGCATCGCCGCCGTCGCCGAGCTAACCATAGCGTCGGTGACCGGCGCGGGGTCTCCCGGGCATCGGGTGACGGCGTGCGATGACGCCATCATCGAGTCGACGCCCCACGGCGGGCCGGTCGGAACGCAAGTCACGGTGCGCGCGCTGTTCCGGTCGATTCCGGCGCGACGCCAGTTTCTAAGGGCCGAGCGCACGGAGCTCGGCCACGTCATGGACGCCGTGACGCACGCCGCCATCGGGCACCCATCAGTCGCGTTTCGCCTGCTCGACGGCGAACGCGAGCGACTGCGCACGCCCGGAACAGGCGATCTGCGGGCCACGCTCGTTGCCATCCACGGCCAATCCGTCGTCAAGGAACTGATCGAGCTGCCGCCCGGCGAGACGCTCGGCATCGACGGATTCGTCTCGCAGCCGCACGTCCAGCGGAGCACGCGCCGTGACATCTCGCTCTTCGTGAACGGCCGCTGGGTCGGCGACCGGCTGCTGGCCGGCGCCATCAGCGACGCCTACCAGGGCCTGCTGCCGAGCCGGCGCTACCCGGTCGTGGTTCTCCGGCTGGAGATCCCACCCGAGGACGTGGACGTCAACGTGCATCCGGCCAAGGCCGAGGTGCGATTCCGACGCGGCGGCGAAGTCTTCAGCCGCGTATCGGCCACCGTGCGCCGCGCCCTGACGGCCGGCGGCGCGGTGACGCCCGCGCGAGTGGACGAGCCCATCCTGGACCAGTTCTATCTGCCGACCGGCGCCATGCCCTGGGACGGGAATCCGCCACCGGCCCCGCGCAACCTGCCCGGCGAGCCGCCGGGGGAGCCGCAGCCGGAGGCGGACGCCAATGGCGGCGGACAGCTTCGCTCGCCCGTGCCCCGCGCGCTGGGACAGATCGATCACACCTACATCGTGGCCGTCGGTCCCGCCGGTGTGTACCTGATCGACCAGCACGCCGCCCACGAGCGCATCCTCTACCACCAGTTGGGCCAGACTGGCGCCAATTCCAGCCAAGCCTTGCTCGACCCGGCGCCGGTCACGCTCTCGGCTCCGGCCTCCGAGTGGGTCGGCGATCACCTGGCGGATCTCGCGGCGTTGGGCGTCGACGTGGAGCCGTTCGGCACGAATGCCTGGCTGGTGCGCCGAGTGCCCGCGACCGGACGGGCCATCGACGCGGCGGCCTACTTGTCTGCCGTGGTCGACGAAGCGCGCGAGGCGCCCACCGGCCGGCGCGTGGTCACCGAGCAGCTGCGCTGGTCCGCCGCGTGCCACGCGGCGGTGAAAGCCGGCGACCAGCTCGCCATCGACGAGATGCAGGCGGTCGTCGAAGGACTGGAGCGCTGCGATCTGGGCCTCACCTGCCCGCACGGCCGCCCCACCATGATCCTGCTCACGCGCGACCTGCTCGATCGGCAGTTCGGCCGCGGCTAGCGCAGGCCGCGGGCGGGTCTGAGACCCGCCCCTACCGAGCAAAGTGTGGGCGCGAGAATCCCGTAGGGGCGGGTTTCAAACCCGCCCGCACGTGCCGCCGGCAAGTGTGGCCGCGTGTCGCACAAGCCGAGACGCCCAGCGTCGCGTAGCATCACCGACGGATTCGAAGACTTTCACCCTGGGGGGTCCACATGCGGCTAGCCGACAAGGTGGCAATCGTGACCGGCGGCGCCAAGGGGATCGGACGAGGCATCGCGACGGCGTTCGCCGCCGAGGGGTGCCGCGTGATCATTGCTGACATCGACGCGGTGACCGCCGCCGAAACCGTGGACGAGATCCAGTCCGCCGGCGGGCAGGCGGAGTTCCAGTCCACCGACGTGCGCCTGCCCGCGGACATCGAGCAGACCATCAAGCGCACAGTCGACGCCCACGGCCGGCTGGACGTAATGGTCAACAACGCCGGCTGGCACCCGCCGGCCACAACCATCGACGAGACTTCGCTGGAGCTCTTCGAATCTCAGCTCACGCTCAATCTCACGAGCACCTATCTCGGCAGCAAATTCGCCGTGCCGCATTTGCGCCGGACCAAGGGCAACATCATCAACACGGCCTCCCTGGTGGGCGTCGTGGGGCAGACGCTGGCCGCGGCCTACGCGGCCTCCAAGGGCGGCCAAGTCGGCTTCACCAAGGCCCTGGCGGTCGAACTCGCGCCGCAGGGCGTGCGGGTGAACTGCATCTGCCCCGCGGGCGTCGACACGCCGCTGCTGTGGGAGTGGGCCAACACCCTCGACGACCCGGCGGCGGCCGCGCGGTCGGTAGACGCGCTGCACCCGCTGGGCCGCATGGCGCAGGCGGCGGAGATCGGCCGTGCCGCGCTCTTTCTCGCGAGCGAGGACGCGTCGTTCGTCACCGGCCACGCGCTGGTCGTGGACGGCGGCGCCACACTGGACTATTCGCCGGCCCAGTACTCGGCCTGATGGGTCCGGTCGCGGCGCCAACGTCTCCCGCCTAGAACCGCTCCGTCCGAACGCCCAGCTGCGTCCGGGAGAGATAAGGCGTGCATCCCGGCTGCCCTTGAAACTCGGCGAAGTGGGCCGGAATCTCACCGCCGGCGTCCTCGATCGCCAATCCGAGCAGTCGCTCCACGACGTCGGGATGCTGACTCGCCAGGTTGTTCGTGAGGTCCGGATCGTCCTGCACCCGGTACAGCAGCGGCTCCTCGCCCCAAATCGTGGCGTTGCACCACCAGGTGTCGTCGATCACCGTGACCAGCGGACCCCACGCCACCGTCGCGTGGCTGCGAGCGGACGACCCCTCACCCGTCAGCAGCGTCCCCAGGTCCGCCCCGTCGACATCGGGCGCCAGACCTCCAGCAGCCAGAATCGTCGCCGCCACGTCGGTGTTCATCACCAGGTCGTCGCAGGTCGTGTCACGCCCGGCGCCGTCCGGCGACCGGATCAGCAGCGCCAGGTCGGCCACCGCGCGGGTCAGGGGATGCCCCTGCTTGCTCACCAGGCCCTTGTCGCCGGGATCGAATCCCAGGTTGTGTCCGTGATCTGAGACGACGATCACCAGCGTGTCGTCCAAGCGGCCGCTGAACTTCAGTGCCTCGAAGAAATGGCCGAACCAGCGGTCGCACAGCGTCACCTCGCCGGCGTAGTTCGCCTGGCAGCGCTCCAGCTCGCGCGCCGTATACATCCCCTCGTGCGGCGCATAGAGCGACTGGATGATGTCCGCCGTGTCGTCCTCGACATCGTCGTACATGCGCCGGTAGTTCTCCGGCGGCTCCCACGGCTCGTGCGGATCGAACGAGTCCACCACCAGGAAGAACCGCTCCGCGTCCTGGTTTTCATAGATCCAGCGGCTCGCGCTGCGAAAGAGTCGCGCCGGGTAGTAGTCGGCCTCGTCCTGGCGGAATTGGTTGTTCAGCAGGTACTGCCGGAAGAACTCGGTGCGCTGGTGCACCGGCGGGAACCGCTCGGGGACGTGATGCCGGATGGCGCCGGGCGGCAGCGCCGGTCCCGAGCGAAATCGGTCGGTCTCCTGGCCGCGAATCCAGTCCCACTCGTCGAACCCGCGGTGGAAGTTCTTGGACGGCTTGAACTGGTGATAGCAATCCGTCAGCAGCGCCGTGCGGTATCCCACCTCCCGCAGCCGCTCCGCCACCGTGTCCTGCTCCTCGGGAATCGGCCCCCATCCCGGCGCGCCAATAAAGTCGCCCTTCAAGGTGCGGTGACCATGAAACGGATAGGTTCGCAAGCCCGTGTGCACGGCGCGTCGGAACGGCAGCGTCGGCAGCGACTCTGGATAGGCCCGCGTGAACCGCACCGACTCGCGCGCGAGGGCATCCAGGTGCGGGGTCGAGATCCACTCGTTGCCATAGGCCCCGAGATGGTCCTTCCGCAGCGTGTCGAAGATCACCAGCACGATGTTCATAAGTGACGAGGCCCTTGCCGCCGTGAGCCAGGCGAGCGGGAAGCTGACCGGCGGATCGTAGCCCAGCGGCGCACGAGGTCGCCGGCCGATGTTTGGCTACTCGCCCTGCGCCTCCCGGGTGAGTGTGAGCAGATTCTCCAGCAGGCAATAGACCGTCAGCGGCCCCACGCCCCCGGGCACCGGCGAATAGGCCGAGGCGACTTCGGCCACACCGTTCGCATCCACGTCGCCTTTCAGACCTTCGGACGTGTAGGTGGCGCCCACGTCGATGACCACCGCGCCCGGCTTCACGTGCTCGCGGGTAATCAGGCCGGGATGCCCCACGCACGTGACCAGCACGTCGGCCTGCGAGGTTACCGCCGCCAGATCGCGAGTCCGCGAGTGGCAAAGGGTCACGGTCGCGTCGCGCGCCAGCATCAGCAACGCCACCGGCTTGCCCACGCCGCGGCTGCGGCCCACGACCGCCACCGGACGCCCGGCCAGCGGGATTTCGTAGTACTCCAGCAGGCGCAGAACCGCCGTCGCCACGCCCGGCGCCAGCTCGGATGCGCCTGCCAGCACCGCGCCGATGGCGGCGCGAGTAATCCGGTCCACATCCTTCGAGGGCGGAACCGCGGCGACAATGGACGCAGTGTCCACCGACGACGGAAGTGGCAGCGCCAGGATTATTCCCTGGATCTGCTCGTCCGCCCCGAGCCGCTCCACGAGCCCGACGGCCTCGGCGGTCGTCGACGCTTCGTCGAGCAATTGTTCGGCGACTGGCACGCCAACGCGGCGAGCGCCGCGCGAAACCTGCCGGGCGTAGGCGGCCCCGGCGGGATGGGTCGCGCACCGAACGAAGGTTAGGGCGGGCAGCTTGGCGAACTGCGTGAGTTCCGCGGCAAGCGACGCCCGCAGCGCCCGAGCCGGCTCCCGGCCCGTCAGCGCCGTCACGATCGCAACTCCGCCAGGACGCCGTCCGCGGCAGCGTCGGCACGCGCCAGTGCGTCGCGAAAACGCTCGCAACTGCGCTCCAGCGCAGCGCGCGCGGCGTCGTCGGCGACCGAGCCGATATTGGCGGCGATGTTCATCTCGCAGATGCGCATGGCGCCGCGCGCCAGCGCCGCGCCGGCGGCGGCATCGCAGCGCACGTTCGGATTGGCCTCGGAAATGGCGGCGCCGGAAAGCTCGATCACCTCGAGCGCCAGCT
It includes:
- the ispG gene encoding flavodoxin-dependent (E)-4-hydroxy-3-methylbut-2-enyl-diphosphate synthase, which codes for MIRRRGSFPIKVRDVEIGGGAPISVQSMTITDTKDVAATLAQIHQLVEAGCDIVRVAVPDKYAAAALPEIRAGTDAPLVADIHFDHRLALMAAEAGMDCLRINPGNIGGREKVEAVVRACKEREIPIRIGVNAGSIQEAWSKKIDRRPEGQELVEAMVEDALEHVKILEDLNFDQIKISLKSFEVEVTIEAYKAIAQRTMYPFHIGITESGPPRTGIIRSAVGLGSLLYDGYGDTMRVSLTTDPVEEVFVANEILKVLGLKEAGPTMVSCPSCGRCEIDLFGLSDSVEEVMGTIKEPLKVAVMGCVVNGPGEAMDADIGIAGGKGRGVIFRKGEILRTVDETDMLPVLTDEIRKLEAEFAANGDSSD
- a CDS encoding alcohol dehydrogenase catalytic domain-containing protein, yielding MTSMLAVRKAAPTPGVELAELPRPQPAADEFLIKVRRSGICGSDKHLYLWDEWAAGNYPTPFTLGHELVGEVAELGAHVRGFAPGDVVAIESHIFDGTCRPCRTGNAHVCENLRILGIDVSGGFAEYAAVPSRLAWRVPPTIPLERAVLFEPLGNAVHAAMRYDVSGQPVAVYGCGPMGLMAIAVAHTAGAFPIVASDVSDYRRTLALQVGAHQTVDASRPSVEQDIVDALGERPTVSLEMSGHPTALRQALRVSANAGKIVFLGIPPKPITIDLAEEFMFKGLEAYGVTGRLIWDTWYRTEAFLQIHGDLLEPLVTHTFPLRDFEDAMQLVLSGDCGKVLLDIDG
- the mutS gene encoding DNA mismatch repair protein MutS gives rise to the protein MSTTTLTPLRRQYLDIKRQHPEALLFFRLGDFYELFDRDAEVAAEELQIVLTSREFGRSGRSPMCGVPHHAVAGYIAKLVEAGHRVAVCDQVTAAGNGLVDRAVTRVITPGTVVDEDMLRPQTNNYLAAVVPSESQVGFAYADVTTGEFAATELHAGQLGPELSRVAPRETLAFGDIDLSGAVTGADWMADPGTAGETLRRHLAVHDLDGLGLADRPQASRAAGALLAYVSETDANALHVLTGLHVYGVSTYMELDPATRANLELESGGRASRRDHSLLGVLDRTRTPMGARRLRRHVARPSLERDVIERRLDLVEALVADADRRAELRDTLRSVGDLERLANRVLRRTASVNDVRRVATALDGLASVRHTLDGAGGALEHLHDRIDTCDEAQALIARAIDDGERTIRAGYSDELDRLVAGAGSAKAWIAALETQERERLGIRSLKVRFNRVFGYYIELGRAYADQVPDHYERRQTLANAERYVIPELKEREAEVLNAQEQIEALEALLFEEVVERLAGWAPAMLESSAAIAALDVAASLAEVAVLQGYTRPTLTDEGRIEIEAGRHPVVEASQTEPFVPNDTRLDPDDRQILVLTGPNMAGKSTYLRQTALIVLLAQVGSFVPAARAEISLVDRIFTRAGARDDLAAGASTFMVEMLELAAILAQATPRSLLILDEIGRGTSTYDGISVAQAVVEHLHHHPRLRAKTIFATHYHELTSVAGMLPRVHNANVAVAEQGERVVFLRRIVDGPADRSYGVQVAQLAGLPPAVIRRAREILVELERLAAGAKGVPNVQLTLLTPDEHPVVKRLRHLDPEQLSPLDALSLVYELRNEADA
- a CDS encoding DMT family transporter, yielding MAELLVLGAALSWAVSIVALRPLTARHGALPITAVRAIAPAVAFALIVTVAGRWGEAVSMPLVNLLAILVAVVVGIGGGEVLLVRAVPRVGVSRAYALASTYPLFTALIAVTLLGETLTVMDGVGGVLIVAGGLLLAIEPAARSGAALPGPWRLRTSVGAVLALLASLLFALDLNALRLALEGLPPEIVNAVRMPLAALALNVAALASSGRWAPVSLGRRDSLIALASGLLALTVGGYMFLSGIQAIGAARGGALTATAPVFVLLLSSVTLRERPGRYAIVGVLVSAGGVALLTIG
- a CDS encoding site-2 protease family protein, coding for MNPIQALLDSGASMLVVIPIFLALLSLIVFVHELGHFAFAHRFGVAVHTFAIGLPPRLWSRLRGDDAIPAEPLAQDAASQVDGAVRLVGASDSDAPGPRNPILLYSDIEPPTRAELRAAQATGAVGAILAVPPELTAHLAGADSLALPVVRVDPETGTAIAARLRQGELQAELRRDRQAAFDAAGASIHLGGTRFAINALPLGGYVRLAGESDDFDAPQGFAQRKPWQRALILVAGPLMNFLLAPLLFMLGSLIADEVGARIVDVAEGSPAQSAGLLADDRIISVDGAAVASVSDLIRALDGAAGRPVTFEIRRNAGTVTVRAVPRAQPPPGEGPLGIRIGQVRESAPIHIAAARGITRTIESLALVPLAIGEWIAGGPVQVAGPVGIAAVVDQAARLGLERVLFLGAILSAQIGLINLLPWPGLDGGRLVFVGFEWLTGRRLNPRREAAFHFVGIMLLMALAVVITVSDVQRLAGF